In Paraburkholderia phenazinium, the following are encoded in one genomic region:
- a CDS encoding sugar ABC transporter ATP-binding protein produces the protein MFNDEQMLGDKVDDLLVDASGVQKAFNGVRALEDGRLKLRRGSVHALCGGNGAGKSTFLGIVMGITQRDAGEILLKGQSVDFQTPAEALEHRIAIITQELSPIPGMSVAENLYLGREPRRAGVLVKFGALARQAQELLDRLAFPVDARARMSSLSLAQIQLVEIAKAFSRDCDVMIMDEPTSAIGERETEVLFNAIRNLTAQGTGIIYVSHRLSEIFQIADDYTVFRDGRYVDSGRIADIDRSYLVSTIVGRTLHSAEKIRRPVGEPVLESTGLSREAEFNDISLTVHQGEILGIYGLMGAGRSEYLNCMYGLTRPDRGQVRLKGRALPVGRPRKAIEAGLSLVTEDRKETGLVLSASVRDNISFSAYNRLSRLSLINHRKVKNLVDRMVERMRIKTSSVSLPVSSMSGGNQQKVVLARCLSTEPTCLLCDEPTRGIDEGAKREVYKLLDDFVSKGGAAMVVSSEAQEILDVSDRIAIFKSGQLVTVIDGHTTTQEDLLHLAS, from the coding sequence ATGTTCAACGACGAGCAAATGTTAGGAGACAAAGTGGACGACCTTCTTGTGGATGCCAGCGGTGTGCAGAAGGCATTCAATGGTGTCAGGGCGTTGGAGGACGGCCGGTTGAAGCTGCGGCGCGGGAGTGTCCATGCGCTATGCGGCGGGAACGGAGCTGGGAAGTCGACCTTCCTTGGCATCGTCATGGGTATCACCCAGCGCGATGCCGGAGAGATCCTGCTCAAGGGACAAAGCGTCGATTTTCAGACGCCGGCCGAAGCGCTCGAGCATCGCATCGCGATCATTACCCAGGAGCTTTCGCCGATTCCCGGCATGAGCGTCGCCGAAAACCTGTATCTCGGCCGCGAACCTCGCCGCGCTGGTGTGCTGGTCAAGTTTGGGGCGCTCGCGAGGCAGGCCCAGGAACTCCTGGACCGGCTCGCCTTCCCGGTCGACGCCCGCGCCCGGATGTCGTCGCTGAGCCTCGCGCAGATCCAGTTGGTCGAGATCGCCAAGGCGTTCAGCCGCGACTGCGACGTGATGATCATGGACGAGCCGACTTCCGCGATCGGCGAACGCGAAACCGAGGTGCTGTTCAACGCGATCCGCAACCTGACCGCTCAGGGCACCGGCATCATCTACGTCAGCCACCGGCTCTCGGAAATATTCCAGATCGCGGACGACTACACGGTCTTTCGCGACGGACGGTATGTCGACAGCGGCCGTATCGCCGACATCGACCGCTCCTATCTGGTGAGCACGATCGTCGGCCGCACGCTGCATTCCGCCGAGAAGATTCGCCGGCCGGTGGGCGAGCCCGTGCTGGAGTCGACGGGCCTTTCGCGCGAGGCGGAATTCAACGACATCTCGCTCACGGTTCACCAGGGAGAAATCCTCGGCATCTACGGGCTGATGGGCGCGGGCCGCAGCGAATACCTCAATTGCATGTATGGGCTGACCCGTCCCGATCGCGGTCAGGTCAGGCTCAAGGGCCGCGCCTTGCCGGTTGGCCGCCCGCGCAAGGCCATCGAAGCAGGGCTGTCGCTCGTGACCGAGGACCGCAAGGAGACCGGGCTTGTGCTGTCGGCGTCCGTGCGCGACAACATTTCGTTCTCTGCCTACAACCGGCTGTCGCGCCTGTCGCTGATCAACCATCGCAAGGTGAAGAACCTCGTCGACAGGATGGTCGAGCGCATGCGGATCAAAACGAGTTCCGTCTCGTTGCCGGTTTCCTCGATGAGCGGGGGAAACCAGCAGAAGGTCGTGCTCGCACGCTGCCTTTCGACCGAGCCCACCTGCCTCTTGTGCGACGAACCGACCCGGGGCATCGACGAGGGCGCCAAGCGCGAGGTCTACAAGCTGCTCGACGACTTCGTATCGAAAGGCGGCGCCGCCATGGTGGTGTCATCCGAGGCGCAGGAAATTCTGGATGTCAGCGACCGCATCGCCATTTTCAAGTCTGGACAGTTGGTCACCGTGATCGACGGCCATACCACCACTCAGGAAGATCTCCTGCACCTCGCATCATGA
- the rpiB gene encoding ribose 5-phosphate isomerase B: MKLAIGCDEAAFDLKELIKQHLADKGLDVTDFGTFEAEPVHYPNIAFAVAEKVAQGEFDRAVLMCGTGIGMAIAANKVRGIRAAQCHDTYSAERASKSNDAQIITIGARVVGPELAKAIVDTWLGASFDGGRSVPKVNRIKEYEDDHLLPHNNKTV; encoded by the coding sequence ATGAAGCTGGCAATCGGATGCGATGAAGCCGCATTTGACCTGAAGGAACTGATCAAGCAACATTTGGCCGACAAGGGGCTGGACGTCACCGATTTCGGAACCTTCGAGGCGGAACCGGTCCACTATCCGAACATCGCGTTCGCCGTGGCGGAGAAGGTTGCGCAAGGCGAATTTGATCGTGCTGTCCTGATGTGCGGAACAGGCATCGGTATGGCGATCGCCGCCAACAAGGTACGCGGCATTCGCGCGGCGCAATGTCACGACACGTATTCGGCCGAACGGGCGAGCAAGAGCAACGACGCGCAAATCATTACAATTGGCGCGCGCGTGGTCGGACCCGAACTCGCGAAAGCAATCGTCGATACATGGCTCGGTGCGAGCTTCGATGGCGGACGCTCCGTGCCGAAGGTGAACCGCATCAAGGAATACGAGGATGATCACCTGCTACCCCACAACAACAAGACTGTGTGA
- a CDS encoding sugar-binding transcriptional regulator gives MTTDELTRLATLYYVDGLTQEDLSKQFSLSRAKIGRLLKRAQEEGIVEIRVRHHPRDTRDLERELIDRFGIEKAIVSVNHKDQDKQRELLAGLVASHLDRILTNDMIVAVGIGRNINAISEHAISSTQRSPTFVCAIGGFYRGGEVMNADHISRRLAARFGGGSETLYAPALVGDPDVREALLHNDAVKPTLDKARRAHIALVGVGDINEDSIMVRNGWFSPDEIAELRKCGAVGDLMGYHFIDIAGRPVVTPVRDRVIGLGMDDLKRIPNVIAVASENTKTTAVLGALRAGVITTLATTEAIAQSIVSLEDATRNPHSPQQPEVLTR, from the coding sequence ATGACCACCGATGAACTGACTCGTCTGGCGACGCTCTACTACGTCGACGGACTGACACAGGAAGATCTGTCGAAGCAGTTCTCGCTTTCTCGAGCCAAAATAGGCCGTCTTCTGAAGCGTGCGCAGGAAGAAGGCATCGTTGAAATTCGCGTCAGGCACCATCCACGCGATACGCGCGACCTCGAACGTGAGCTGATCGACCGGTTCGGCATCGAAAAAGCGATCGTGTCCGTCAATCACAAAGACCAGGACAAGCAGCGCGAGCTACTTGCCGGATTGGTCGCCAGCCATCTGGATCGCATTCTCACGAATGACATGATTGTTGCCGTGGGTATCGGCCGCAATATCAACGCCATCTCGGAGCATGCGATCTCGTCGACGCAACGCTCCCCGACCTTCGTCTGCGCCATCGGCGGTTTCTACCGCGGCGGCGAGGTGATGAATGCCGACCACATCAGCCGCCGGCTGGCTGCCCGCTTTGGCGGCGGCAGCGAAACGCTTTATGCGCCGGCCCTCGTGGGCGACCCCGACGTGCGCGAGGCGCTGCTTCACAACGACGCGGTCAAACCCACGCTCGACAAGGCGCGCAGAGCACACATCGCGCTGGTTGGCGTCGGCGACATCAATGAAGACAGCATCATGGTCCGCAACGGCTGGTTTTCGCCGGACGAAATCGCCGAGCTGCGCAAGTGCGGCGCCGTCGGAGACCTGATGGGCTACCACTTCATCGATATTGCCGGCCGTCCCGTTGTCACTCCGGTTCGCGACCGGGTCATCGGCCTTGGCATGGACGACCTGAAACGCATTCCGAACGTGATTGCCGTCGCCAGCGAAAACACCAAGACAACCGCTGTCCTGGGTGCATTGCGCGCAGGCGTCATCACCACGCTCGCAACGACGGAAGCCATCGCTCAGTCGATCGTCAGCCTGGAAGACGCCACCCGCAATCCGCATTCTCCGCAGCAGCCGGAAGTGCTGACCCGGTAA
- a CDS encoding zinc-dependent alcohol dehydrogenase family protein, with translation MNAYQIQSGAGIAGLERVERPSRDPAAHEIAVRVDAAALNHRDLSFAKGAFYNPPSHPIVPLVDGCGEVIAVGEAVTRFKVGDRVITSYYPRWIDGALSPSKTAVSFGAQFDGTLAEELVASEDAFVLAPRSLDAIAAATLPCAGVTAWNALFVAGAVKPGGSVLLLGTGGVSLWGLQLARAAGVFTIVTSSQDEKLERARALGANATINYRTSPEWQDEVLRLTEGAGVDVVVEVGGEGTLARSLKAAGPGGAIVVIGRVSGGGGVSIEPGALIGGAKRLTGITAGSRAMLEQLVRFVDVNTITPAVDKVFPFDEAPAAYEYLAGGRHFGKVVVDLRA, from the coding sequence ATGAATGCTTATCAGATCCAGTCCGGTGCCGGCATTGCCGGACTCGAACGTGTCGAACGCCCGAGCCGGGATCCCGCGGCTCACGAAATCGCAGTGCGCGTGGACGCTGCCGCGCTCAATCATCGTGACCTCAGTTTCGCGAAGGGCGCGTTTTATAACCCGCCGAGTCATCCGATCGTTCCGCTCGTCGATGGATGCGGGGAGGTCATCGCCGTCGGGGAGGCGGTCACCCGCTTCAAGGTAGGCGATCGCGTGATCACAAGTTATTACCCGCGATGGATTGACGGCGCACTGTCGCCCAGCAAGACGGCCGTGTCCTTCGGCGCGCAGTTCGACGGCACGCTCGCCGAAGAACTGGTGGCAAGCGAGGACGCCTTCGTGCTGGCACCGCGCAGTCTCGATGCCATTGCCGCGGCAACGTTGCCTTGCGCCGGTGTGACGGCATGGAATGCGTTGTTCGTCGCAGGCGCGGTCAAACCCGGCGGCAGCGTGCTGCTGCTGGGAACCGGCGGTGTCTCGCTGTGGGGGTTGCAGCTTGCGAGAGCGGCGGGTGTCTTCACGATCGTGACATCGTCGCAGGACGAAAAGCTTGAACGTGCCCGCGCGCTGGGTGCGAATGCGACCATCAACTACCGGACCAGCCCGGAGTGGCAGGACGAGGTCTTGCGGCTCACGGAGGGCGCCGGGGTCGATGTCGTGGTCGAGGTCGGCGGCGAGGGCACGTTGGCGCGCTCACTGAAGGCCGCGGGACCCGGCGGGGCGATTGTCGTGATCGGCCGGGTCAGCGGCGGCGGAGGGGTCTCGATCGAGCCCGGCGCGCTCATCGGCGGAGCCAAGCGCCTCACCGGCATTACGGCCGGTAGCCGTGCGATGCTCGAACAGCTTGTGCGTTTCGTCGACGTCAACACAATCACTCCTGCTGTCGACAAGGTCTTCCCGTTCGATGAGGCGCCGGCCGCCTATGAGTATCTCGCCGGAGGGCGGCATTTCGGCAAAGTCGTGGTGGACCTGCGCGCCTAG
- a CDS encoding serine hydrolase domain-containing protein, translating into MEPRWNRAKALDAVMLDAVNSGYIVGATVIAAKDGEIAYRRAAGFADRETRRPMTENEVCRLASMSKPIVCVTALALIDDGRLGLEDPVTRWLPEFRPKLPDGREPVITVRHLLTHTAGLTYGFLEAEDGPYHRLGVSDGLDHSGLSLDENLRRIASAPLLFEPGTGWHYSVAIDVLGAVIERVSGMTLPDAVQRIVTGPLGMSSVRFVATADTVLATPYGDASPQPTRMTDPFSLRFGQSAIVYSPARAFDATAFPSGGVGMVGTAEDYLRFAEAIRTGGAGIIRPQTVVAMTSNAIGDLPVGAAGPGFGWGLGVAVLRDPAAAKSPVNAGAWNWSGVYGTNFWVDPAAGISVVALTNTAVAGMTGNFPIALRRAVYQDS; encoded by the coding sequence ATGGAGCCCCGCTGGAATCGGGCGAAGGCGCTGGACGCCGTCATGCTCGACGCGGTGAACAGCGGATACATCGTCGGCGCGACCGTGATTGCTGCAAAAGACGGCGAGATCGCCTACCGGCGCGCGGCCGGCTTTGCCGACCGTGAGACTCGCCGGCCTATGACGGAAAACGAAGTCTGCCGTCTGGCGTCGATGAGCAAACCGATCGTCTGCGTGACGGCGCTGGCGCTCATCGACGATGGCCGGCTTGGTCTCGAGGACCCCGTTACGCGGTGGCTTCCCGAGTTCCGGCCGAAGCTGCCCGATGGCCGCGAGCCCGTCATCACCGTGCGCCATCTGCTGACGCACACGGCGGGCCTGACTTATGGATTTCTGGAGGCCGAGGACGGTCCCTATCACCGGCTGGGTGTGTCTGACGGACTCGATCATTCCGGCCTGTCGCTTGACGAGAACCTGCGGCGAATCGCTTCGGCACCGCTGCTTTTCGAGCCGGGCACCGGTTGGCACTATTCCGTCGCCATCGATGTGCTTGGGGCCGTGATCGAACGCGTGAGCGGCATGACCTTGCCCGATGCGGTCCAGCGAATCGTGACGGGCCCGTTGGGCATGTCCAGCGTTCGCTTCGTTGCGACAGCCGACACCGTGCTGGCGACGCCGTATGGCGATGCGTCGCCTCAGCCAACCCGGATGACCGATCCCTTTTCGCTTCGATTCGGGCAAAGCGCCATTGTGTATTCGCCCGCCCGCGCATTCGATGCGACGGCCTTTCCATCGGGCGGAGTCGGCATGGTCGGCACGGCGGAAGACTACCTCCGCTTCGCCGAAGCGATCCGCACCGGCGGTGCGGGCATCATCCGCCCGCAAACCGTCGTGGCGATGACGTCCAATGCGATCGGCGACCTGCCGGTCGGCGCCGCCGGCCCGGGTTTCGGCTGGGGACTCGGCGTGGCCGTACTCAGGGATCCGGCGGCGGCGAAGTCGCCGGTGAACGCCGGCGCCTGGAACTGGTCCGGCGTGTACGGCACGAACTTCTGGGTGGACCCTGCTGCGGGCATTTCCGTCGTTGCGTTGACGAACACAGCCGTAGCAGGGATGACCGGCAATTTTCCAATCGCACTGCGCCGAGCAGTCTATCAGGATAGCTAA
- a CDS encoding LysR family transcriptional regulator encodes MLDRITGMQVFSRAATAGSLSAAARQLGLSPAMATKHLDAVEQRLGVRLFHRSTRKLTLTEAGQQYLETCVRVLPDLEEAEAMIASQRVEASGLLRLNSPLSFGVRYIAPLIPAFNSKHPGVTIDLGLNDRVVDLMEEGWDLTIRVGRLKDNRLVSRRLAESAMIVCAAPGYWERHGRPTLWSELGGHNCLSVSFSNISRPDEWRFGKDGDKRVAVKGTLRTNNGDALVAAAVAGLGVLYEPEFIVADAIRQGALEQIALDVRTAELGGIHLVRAPDRAPPAKVRVMTDFLLAAFNPHPPWVIR; translated from the coding sequence ATGCTTGATCGCATCACGGGAATGCAGGTCTTCTCGCGTGCAGCAACGGCTGGAAGCCTCTCCGCGGCCGCCCGGCAGCTCGGCCTGTCGCCCGCGATGGCGACCAAGCACCTGGATGCCGTGGAGCAACGGCTGGGTGTGCGCCTGTTTCACCGCAGCACGCGCAAGCTCACCCTCACCGAAGCAGGCCAGCAATATCTGGAGACCTGCGTCCGGGTCCTTCCCGATCTGGAGGAGGCCGAAGCGATGATCGCGTCGCAGCGTGTCGAGGCGAGCGGACTGCTGCGGCTGAATTCGCCGCTTTCGTTTGGCGTCCGATACATCGCACCGCTGATTCCTGCCTTCAATAGCAAGCATCCCGGAGTCACGATCGATCTCGGACTGAACGATCGCGTCGTCGACCTGATGGAAGAGGGTTGGGATCTGACGATCCGGGTTGGGCGTCTGAAGGACAACCGTCTGGTGTCCCGCAGGCTCGCAGAAAGCGCGATGATCGTCTGCGCGGCGCCGGGCTACTGGGAACGGCACGGACGCCCCACGCTCTGGTCCGAACTCGGCGGTCACAATTGCCTGAGCGTCTCTTTTTCCAACATCTCGCGGCCCGACGAATGGCGCTTCGGCAAGGACGGGGACAAGCGCGTGGCCGTCAAGGGAACGCTGCGAACCAACAACGGCGACGCACTCGTCGCTGCGGCCGTTGCCGGTCTCGGCGTTCTTTACGAGCCCGAGTTCATCGTTGCCGATGCCATCCGGCAAGGCGCACTGGAGCAGATTGCGCTCGATGTACGCACGGCGGAGCTCGGCGGCATACACCTGGTTCGCGCGCCGGATCGGGCGCCCCCGGCAAAGGTGCGGGTCATGACCGATTTCCTTCTCGCGGCATTCAACCCACATCCGCCGTGGGTTATTCGTTAA